One region of Limnospira fusiformis SAG 85.79 genomic DNA includes:
- a CDS encoding RNA-guided endonuclease InsQ/TnpB family protein, whose protein sequence is MPYKAFRTKLKLNDRQATLMAKHAGYARFVFNWGLHLWRSAYEEGLKPNINSIKKVFTHYVKPQYPWMSELSSKVDQYAFINLGDAFKRFFKGISSYPKFKKKGHHDSFTLDNSGKPFKLSGTRHKLPFVGWVSTFEALPESWVKKVTITRQAGDWYMSFFVEITPEITPKFRERIGVDLGINNLATCSDGTQFSNPKAYKATTKKLAQLQRHLSRKVKGSKNWAKCLLKVQKLHQRVANIRRDTIHKITTFLAKNHSQVVIEDLNVSGMLKNHGLAGSIADASFYEFRRQLGYKAERYGSKLIIADRFYPSSQLCSNCGYRQKMPLVRRTFECPNCGLKIDRDLNASRNLEKSPGSDDYTCGRGAADSPGRSQK, encoded by the coding sequence ATGCCTTACAAAGCTTTCCGGACAAAACTAAAACTCAATGACCGTCAAGCCACCTTGATGGCCAAACACGCGGGTTATGCTCGGTTCGTGTTTAATTGGGGATTACACTTATGGAGGTCAGCTTATGAAGAGGGACTCAAGCCTAATATCAACTCCATTAAAAAGGTTTTTACTCATTATGTGAAACCTCAATATCCTTGGATGTCCGAATTGTCTTCTAAAGTTGATCAATATGCCTTCATTAATCTAGGGGATGCCTTTAAGCGCTTCTTCAAGGGAATAAGCAGTTATCCTAAATTTAAGAAGAAAGGCCACCATGATAGCTTTACCCTTGACAATTCCGGAAAGCCATTCAAGTTGTCAGGAACTCGCCATAAGCTGCCTTTTGTGGGCTGGGTTTCTACATTTGAGGCTCTACCCGAAAGTTGGGTTAAGAAAGTCACTATAACGCGCCAAGCAGGTGACTGGTATATGAGCTTTTTCGTAGAAATCACACCAGAAATCACACCGAAATTCCGAGAGAGAATCGGGGTAGACCTAGGAATTAACAATTTGGCGACTTGCTCCGATGGGACCCAATTCTCTAATCCCAAGGCTTATAAAGCAACGACCAAAAAACTAGCTCAATTACAACGTCATTTAAGTCGCAAAGTCAAAGGCTCGAAAAATTGGGCCAAATGTCTCTTAAAAGTTCAAAAGCTACATCAAAGAGTAGCAAACATTCGGCGGGACACCATTCATAAAATAACTACTTTCTTGGCTAAGAACCACAGCCAAGTCGTCATTGAAGATTTGAATGTGTCAGGTATGCTGAAAAATCATGGTTTGGCGGGTTCTATCGCTGATGCTTCATTTTATGAGTTCCGTCGTCAACTAGGTTACAAGGCAGAACGTTATGGTTCAAAGTTGATTATTGCCGATAGATTTTATCCATCCAGTCAACTGTGTTCTAATTGCGGTTATCGTCAAAAAATGCCCCTAGTCCGTCGGACTTTTGAATGTCCAAACTGTGGCCTGAAGATTGATAGAGATTTGAACGCCAGTAGAAATTTAGAAAAATCGCCTGGTTCAGACGATTACACTTGTGGACGGGGTGCTGCCGACAGTCCCGGACGAAGCCAGAAATAA
- a CDS encoding ABC transporter substrate-binding protein → MSQKNETAILIVALLLTGGLLAVGYFAFTQWQSQTEAGMTTSPTSPTARNDSRPRAISGGQQLLVASTTSPAKQEGIEAIAAGDYSRAVSQLEASLQQNRNDPEALIYLNNARIGAGQSHTIAVSVPITTAENAAQEILRGVAQAQNEVNQAGGINGVPLRVLIADDANNPSVAEQVAQSLVADDQVLGVVGHFASDVTLAASPIYERGQLVAISPTSTSMQLSRAGNFIFRTVPSDRFTANTLTKYMVDTLNLNQAAIFYNQDSSYSRSLKDEFTTALYGDGGAVVAEINLAEGNFNSFDAVESATRQGAEAIVLLANTETVSQALQVVRVNARNLPVLGGDSLYRPEVLQVGGDSEGMVVAIPWHILSHTNSAFPDAATQLWGGDINWRTTMAYDATKALIAGISGDSSRQGVQRTLSEPGFSPKGGGGNIRFLPSGDRNQAAELVKVEPGRRSGLGYDFVPLP, encoded by the coding sequence ATGTCTCAAAAGAACGAAACAGCCATTCTGATTGTAGCCTTGCTGCTTACCGGAGGATTATTAGCCGTGGGGTATTTTGCCTTTACCCAGTGGCAATCACAAACAGAGGCAGGTATGACAACATCTCCCACTTCCCCAACAGCTAGGAATGACTCCCGACCTAGGGCGATTAGTGGTGGGCAACAGTTATTGGTTGCCAGCACAACTTCCCCCGCTAAACAAGAGGGAATTGAGGCGATCGCTGCCGGAGATTATTCTAGGGCTGTTTCCCAGTTGGAAGCCTCCCTACAGCAAAATCGCAATGATCCAGAAGCCCTAATTTATCTCAATAATGCCCGCATTGGTGCTGGACAGTCCCATACAATAGCCGTTTCTGTTCCTATCACTACCGCAGAAAATGCAGCCCAGGAAATCCTGCGGGGAGTAGCCCAGGCTCAAAATGAAGTTAACCAAGCCGGGGGTATTAACGGCGTTCCCCTGCGGGTGCTGATTGCTGATGATGCTAATAACCCTAGTGTCGCTGAACAAGTGGCTCAGTCTCTAGTCGCAGATGACCAGGTTTTGGGAGTCGTGGGGCATTTTGCTAGTGATGTGACTTTGGCTGCATCCCCCATTTATGAAAGGGGTCAATTGGTGGCGATTTCTCCCACCAGTACCTCGATGCAGTTATCTAGGGCGGGGAATTTCATTTTTCGGACTGTTCCCAGCGATCGCTTTACCGCTAATACCCTGACTAAATATATGGTAGATACCCTGAATCTGAACCAGGCGGCTATTTTTTATAACCAGGATAGTAGTTATAGTCGTTCCCTCAAAGATGAGTTTACTACCGCTTTATATGGAGATGGCGGCGCAGTCGTCGCAGAGATTAATCTGGCTGAGGGGAATTTTAATAGCTTTGATGCCGTAGAATCAGCTACGCGACAGGGTGCAGAGGCGATCGTATTATTGGCTAATACCGAAACTGTTAGTCAGGCTTTACAGGTGGTGCGTGTTAATGCTAGAAACTTACCTGTGTTGGGGGGAGATAGTCTCTACAGACCTGAAGTTTTACAGGTCGGAGGCGATAGTGAAGGCATGGTGGTCGCTATTCCCTGGCATATTCTTAGCCACACTAATTCCGCGTTTCCAGACGCGGCGACTCAGTTATGGGGTGGTGATATTAACTGGCGGACTACTATGGCTTATGATGCCACTAAAGCCTTGATTGCTGGTATTTCTGGAGATTCTAGCCGCCAGGGAGTCCAAAGGACACTATCAGAACCCGGTTTTTCCCCTAAGGGGGGTGGCGGAAATATCCGTTTTTTACCTTCTGGCGATCGCAACCAAGCCGCAGAATTGGTTAAGGTTGAACCCGGAAGGCGATCGGGATTGGGTTATGATTTTGTGCCACTTCCTTGA
- a CDS encoding aldo/keto reductase, whose translation MRYRRFGKTNLSLSVFSLGTMRYLASPENAHQTIERAVSMGINHIETAKGYGKSEEYLGASWLGGLPVERSQLYITTKIPPMSDPDALEKAIDDSLTRLNLDYLDGLAIHGINTPEHLTEAIAGIVGIDRAIADGRVRHLGFSTHAPVEVILEAINSDRFEFVNLHYYYFFQRHAPAITLASQKDMGIFIISPADKGGRLYTPPAKLTQLCDPFSPLHLNYRFLLSDRRITTLSLGAANPQELDLPLQVADSVESLTESEQSALMALETALEETLATDTCKQCYECLPCPELINIPEVLRLRNLAIAYNMTEFGKYRYGMFENAGHWFPGRRGDRCTDCGDCLPRCPENLDIPRLLRDTHQRLGGSKGRRLWES comes from the coding sequence ATGCGTTATCGACGCTTTGGTAAAACCAATTTATCCCTATCAGTATTTTCCCTGGGGACGATGCGCTATTTAGCATCCCCGGAAAATGCCCACCAAACCATAGAAAGGGCAGTTTCTATGGGAATTAACCATATAGAGACTGCCAAAGGTTATGGCAAAAGTGAGGAGTATCTGGGAGCGAGTTGGCTGGGTGGTCTACCTGTGGAGCGATCGCAGCTTTATATTACTACCAAGATCCCACCCATGTCTGATCCTGATGCTTTAGAAAAGGCGATCGATGATTCCCTAACTAGGCTGAATCTTGACTATCTCGATGGTTTGGCGATTCATGGTATTAATACCCCCGAACATCTCACGGAGGCGATCGCTGGTATTGTGGGTATTGACAGAGCCATTGCAGATGGACGGGTCAGACATCTGGGGTTCTCGACCCATGCTCCGGTTGAGGTGATTCTGGAAGCCATTAATAGCGATCGCTTTGAGTTTGTCAATCTCCATTATTACTATTTTTTCCAGCGCCATGCTCCCGCCATCACCCTAGCATCTCAAAAGGATATGGGGATTTTCATTATTTCCCCAGCCGATAAAGGGGGAAGACTCTACACCCCCCCAGCTAAGTTAACTCAGCTATGCGATCCATTTTCACCCCTGCACTTGAATTATCGATTCCTATTGAGCGATCGCCGCATTACTACCCTCAGTTTAGGAGCCGCTAACCCGCAAGAATTGGATTTACCGCTGCAAGTAGCGGATTCTGTAGAATCCCTCACGGAGTCGGAACAAAGCGCCCTCATGGCTCTGGAAACCGCCTTAGAGGAAACATTAGCAACCGATACCTGTAAACAGTGTTATGAATGTTTACCATGTCCTGAACTGATTAATATCCCGGAAGTCCTGAGATTGCGAAATTTGGCGATCGCCTACAATATGACGGAATTTGGTAAGTATCGCTATGGTATGTTTGAGAATGCCGGACATTGGTTTCCTGGACGTAGAGGCGATCGATGTACCGACTGCGGCGACTGTTTACCCCGCTGTCCTGAAAATTTAGATATTCCCCGTCTGTTGCGAGACACTCACCAACGACTGGGAGGATCTAAAGGGCGACGTTTGTGGGAATCTTAG
- a CDS encoding bifunctional nuclease family protein, giving the protein MIEMKVAGIALDATTRSPIVLLRDASERRALPIFIGQDQAKSIIGALENHQPPRPLTHDLFVNLMETWDMVLERIVIHSLQDNTFYAVLIVRQGENRKEIDARPSDAISIALRTDSPIWVMEEVIADASIPVDRDADEAERRAFRDFVANLSPEELIRRADFRKDEAQ; this is encoded by the coding sequence ATGATTGAAATGAAAGTCGCCGGAATTGCACTAGACGCTACCACACGCAGCCCTATTGTTTTACTCAGAGATGCGTCTGAGCGACGAGCCTTACCTATTTTTATCGGTCAGGATCAGGCTAAATCGATAATCGGCGCTTTGGAAAACCATCAACCCCCCCGACCCCTAACCCATGATTTATTTGTCAATCTCATGGAAACCTGGGATATGGTTTTAGAGCGGATTGTGATTCACTCCCTCCAAGACAATACATTTTATGCTGTCTTGATTGTACGTCAAGGGGAGAATCGTAAAGAAATTGATGCGCGTCCTTCTGATGCTATTTCCATTGCACTGCGTACCGATAGCCCCATCTGGGTCATGGAAGAAGTCATCGCTGATGCTTCTATCCCTGTTGATCGTGATGCTGACGAAGCCGAAAGACGCGCCTTTCGCGATTTTGTCGCTAACCTGAGTCCAGAAGAGTTGATTAGACGAGCCGATTTTCGCAAAGACGAAGCTCAATAA
- the psaB gene encoding photosystem I core protein PsaB, protein MATKFPKFSQDLAQDPTTRRIWYGIATAHDFETHDGMTEENLYQKIFASHFGHIAIIFLWTSGSLFHVAWQGNFEQWIKDPLNVRPIAHAIWDPQFGQPAVDAFTQAGASNPVDIAYSGVYHWWYTIGMRTNGDLYQGSIFLLLLAAVFLFAGWLHLQPKYRPSLSWFKNAESRLNHHLAGLFGVSSLAWTGHLVHVAIPESRGQHVGWDNFLSTLPHPAGLAPFFTGNWGVYAQNPDTVRHVFGTSEGAGTAILTFLGGFHPQTESLWLTDMAHHHLAIAVIFIIAGHMYRTNFGIGHSIKEMCDAKDFFGRRLEGPFNMPHQGIYETYNNSLHFQLGWHLACLGVITSLVAQHMYSIPPYAFIAKDYTTMAALYTHHQYIAGFLMVGAFAHGAIFLVRDYDPEQNKGNVLARVLDHKEAIISHLSWVSLFLGFHTLGIYVHNDVVVAFGTPEKQILIEPVFAQFIQAAHGKAVYAMDVLLSNPESIATTAWPNYGNVWLPGWLDAINSGTNSLFLTIGPGDFLVHHAIALGLHTTTLILVKGALDARGSKLMPDKKDFGYAFPCDGPGRGGTCDISAWDSFYLAMFWMLNTLGWLTFYWHWKHLGIWQGNVAQFNESSTYLMGWFRDYLWLNSSQLINGYNPFGTNNLSVWAWMFLFGHLVWATGFMFLISWRGYWQELIETIVWAHERTPLANLVRWKDKPVALSIIQARVVGLAHFTVGYILTYAAFLIASTAGKFG, encoded by the coding sequence ATGGCAACGAAATTCCCAAAATTTAGCCAGGATTTGGCTCAAGATCCGACCACTCGTCGGATTTGGTACGGGATTGCCACAGCCCATGATTTTGAGACTCATGATGGAATGACCGAGGAGAATCTTTACCAAAAGATTTTTGCCTCTCACTTTGGACACATCGCCATCATTTTTCTCTGGACTTCTGGCAGCCTGTTCCACGTCGCTTGGCAAGGCAATTTTGAACAGTGGATCAAAGATCCCTTAAATGTACGTCCCATCGCTCACGCCATTTGGGACCCCCAATTTGGGCAACCCGCTGTTGACGCATTTACCCAAGCTGGCGCTTCTAACCCGGTTGATATCGCATACTCTGGTGTTTACCACTGGTGGTACACCATCGGGATGCGGACCAATGGAGACCTCTACCAAGGTTCTATCTTCCTGCTTTTACTGGCTGCAGTGTTCCTGTTTGCTGGTTGGTTGCACCTGCAACCCAAGTACCGCCCCAGTCTGTCCTGGTTCAAAAACGCTGAATCTCGTTTGAACCACCACTTGGCAGGTCTGTTCGGTGTTAGTTCCTTGGCTTGGACTGGTCACTTGGTTCACGTCGCTATCCCCGAATCTCGCGGACAGCACGTGGGTTGGGATAACTTCTTGAGCACTCTGCCTCACCCGGCGGGTTTGGCTCCCTTCTTTACTGGTAACTGGGGAGTTTACGCTCAGAATCCTGACACCGTTCGTCATGTGTTCGGTACTTCTGAAGGTGCAGGGACTGCAATTCTGACTTTCTTAGGTGGATTTCATCCCCAAACCGAGTCCCTGTGGCTGACCGATATGGCTCACCACCATCTGGCGATCGCAGTGATTTTCATCATTGCGGGTCATATGTACCGGACTAACTTCGGAATCGGTCACAGCATCAAAGAAATGTGCGATGCCAAAGACTTCTTTGGTCGTCGTCTCGAAGGTCCTTTTAATATGCCTCACCAAGGCATTTATGAGACCTATAACAACTCTCTCCACTTCCAGTTAGGATGGCACTTGGCTTGTCTGGGTGTAATCACCTCCCTGGTTGCCCAGCATATGTACTCCATTCCTCCTTATGCTTTCATTGCTAAGGACTACACCACGATGGCTGCTCTTTACACGCACCATCAGTACATTGCTGGCTTCTTAATGGTCGGTGCTTTTGCTCACGGCGCTATCTTCCTGGTTCGTGACTATGATCCTGAGCAAAACAAAGGTAACGTTTTAGCTCGCGTTTTGGATCACAAAGAGGCAATCATCTCTCACCTGAGCTGGGTGTCTCTGTTCCTCGGATTCCACACCTTAGGCATTTATGTCCATAACGATGTTGTGGTCGCCTTCGGTACTCCTGAAAAGCAAATCCTGATTGAGCCTGTGTTCGCTCAGTTCATTCAGGCTGCTCATGGTAAAGCGGTTTATGCAATGGATGTGCTGCTTTCCAATCCTGAAAGCATTGCCACCACTGCTTGGCCTAACTACGGTAACGTTTGGTTGCCTGGCTGGCTGGATGCCATCAACTCCGGCACTAACTCTCTGTTCCTAACCATCGGCCCTGGCGATTTCTTGGTTCACCATGCGATCGCTCTCGGTCTGCACACCACCACCCTGATTCTGGTCAAAGGTGCGTTGGATGCTCGTGGTTCCAAGCTGATGCCCGACAAAAAAGACTTCGGCTATGCCTTCCCTTGTGATGGCCCCGGCCGTGGCGGTACTTGCGACATCTCCGCTTGGGATTCCTTCTACCTAGCTATGTTCTGGATGCTCAACACCCTGGGCTGGTTAACCTTCTACTGGCACTGGAAGCACCTGGGTATCTGGCAAGGTAACGTTGCTCAGTTCAACGAATCTTCTACCTACTTGATGGGATGGTTCCGCGATTATCTGTGGTTGAACTCTTCCCAGTTAATCAATGGTTACAACCCCTTCGGAACTAACAACCTCTCTGTTTGGGCCTGGATGTTCCTGTTCGGACACTTGGTTTGGGCAACTGGTTTCATGTTCCTGATTTCCTGGCGTGGTTACTGGCAAGAACTCATCGAGACCATTGTTTGGGCTCATGAGCGCACTCCTTTGGCGAACCTGGTTCGCTGGAAAGATAAGCCAGTGGCTCTGTCCATCATTCAAGCTCGCGTTGTTGGTTTAGCTCACTTCACGGTTGGCTATATCCTCACCTATGCAGCCTTCCTAATTGCCTCAACTGCTGGTAAGTTCGGTTAA
- the psaA gene encoding photosystem I core protein PsaA, translating to MTISPPEREVKAKVTVDKDPTPTSFERWGKPGHFRRDLAKGPSTTTWIWNLHADAHDFDSHTSDLEDISRKIFSAHFGHLAVIFIWLSGAYFHGAKFSNYEAWLTNPTGIKPSAQVVWPIFGQEILNADVGGGFQGIQITSGLFQLWRASGITNEFQLYCTAIGALVMAGLMLFAGWFHYHKRAPKLEWFQNVESMMNHHLAGLLGLGCLGWAGHQIHVSLPINKLLDAGVAPKDIPLPHEFILNSSLMAELYPSFKQGLTPFFTLNWGVYADFLTFKGGLNPQTGGLWLSDTAHHHLALAVLFIIAGHMYRTNWGIGHSMKELLEAHKGPFTGEGHKGLYEILTTSWHAQLAINLAMLGSLSIIVAHHMYAMPPYPYIATDYPTQLSLFTHHMWIGAFCIVGAGAHAAIFMVRDYDPAKNVNNLLDRVIRHRDAIISHLNWVCIFLGFHSFGLYVHNDTMRAFGRPQDMFSDTGIQLQPIFAQWVQNLHTLAPGNTAPNALASVSPAFGGDVIAVGGKVAMMPIALGTADFMVHHIHAFTIHVTVLILLKGVLYSRSSRLIPDKSELGFRFPCDGPGRGGTCQVSGWDHVFLGLFWMYNSLSIVIFHFSWKMQSDVWGTVASDGTISHITNGNFAQSAITINGWLRDFLWAQASQVINSYGSALSAYGLMFLAAHFVWAFSLMFLFSGRGYWQELIESIVWAHNKLKVAPAIQPRALSIIQGRAVGVAHYLLGGIVTTWAFFLARIISVG from the coding sequence ATGACCATCAGTCCTCCAGAGCGGGAGGTAAAAGCCAAGGTCACGGTAGACAAAGACCCAACTCCTACCTCTTTTGAAAGGTGGGGAAAACCCGGTCATTTTCGCCGCGATCTTGCCAAAGGTCCAAGTACGACAACCTGGATTTGGAACCTGCACGCCGACGCTCACGACTTCGATAGTCATACCAGCGATTTAGAAGATATTTCGCGCAAAATCTTTAGCGCTCACTTCGGCCATCTGGCAGTAATCTTCATTTGGCTGAGTGGTGCATATTTCCACGGCGCGAAGTTTTCCAACTACGAGGCTTGGTTAACAAACCCAACAGGGATTAAACCGAGCGCACAAGTTGTATGGCCCATCTTTGGCCAAGAAATTTTGAATGCCGATGTAGGTGGTGGCTTCCAGGGCATCCAGATCACTTCTGGATTGTTCCAATTATGGCGAGCTTCCGGTATCACCAACGAGTTCCAACTCTACTGCACAGCGATCGGTGCATTGGTGATGGCGGGTCTAATGCTGTTCGCTGGTTGGTTCCACTACCATAAACGTGCTCCCAAACTGGAATGGTTCCAGAATGTGGAGTCGATGATGAACCATCACCTAGCTGGACTATTGGGCTTAGGCTGCTTGGGTTGGGCTGGACACCAAATTCATGTGTCTTTGCCAATTAACAAGCTGCTAGATGCCGGGGTGGCTCCTAAAGACATCCCCTTGCCCCATGAGTTCATTCTGAACTCCAGCTTGATGGCGGAACTGTATCCCAGCTTTAAGCAAGGACTAACCCCATTCTTCACTTTAAATTGGGGAGTTTACGCAGACTTCCTAACCTTTAAGGGTGGTTTAAATCCTCAGACTGGCGGTTTGTGGCTGTCCGATACAGCTCACCACCACCTAGCTCTAGCAGTTCTATTCATCATTGCCGGTCATATGTACCGGACGAACTGGGGTATTGGCCATAGCATGAAGGAATTATTAGAAGCTCACAAAGGCCCCTTCACTGGAGAAGGTCACAAAGGGCTCTATGAAATTCTGACAACTTCTTGGCACGCTCAACTAGCTATTAACTTAGCGATGTTGGGTTCCTTGAGCATCATTGTGGCTCACCACATGTATGCCATGCCTCCCTATCCCTATATCGCAACAGACTACCCCACTCAACTGTCTCTGTTCACTCACCATATGTGGATTGGAGCATTCTGTATTGTGGGTGCTGGTGCTCACGCTGCCATCTTTATGGTGCGGGATTACGATCCGGCTAAGAATGTTAACAACTTGCTAGACCGGGTAATCCGTCATCGGGATGCCATCATCTCTCATCTAAACTGGGTTTGTATCTTCCTGGGCTTCCATAGCTTTGGGCTGTACGTCCATAACGACACCATGCGTGCCTTTGGTCGTCCCCAAGATATGTTCTCTGACACAGGAATTCAACTGCAACCTATCTTTGCTCAGTGGGTGCAAAACCTGCACACCCTAGCACCGGGCAATACAGCCCCCAATGCACTCGCCAGCGTTAGTCCTGCCTTTGGCGGTGATGTAATTGCTGTGGGTGGCAAGGTCGCAATGATGCCGATCGCATTGGGTACGGCGGACTTCATGGTTCACCACATCCATGCGTTCACCATTCACGTGACCGTTTTAATTCTGCTCAAAGGTGTTCTGTACTCCCGCAGTTCTCGCCTAATTCCCGATAAAAGCGAGTTGGGATTCCGCTTCCCCTGCGACGGCCCTGGTCGTGGCGGCACCTGCCAAGTATCTGGTTGGGACCATGTATTCCTTGGCTTGTTCTGGATGTATAACTCCCTGTCAATTGTGATTTTCCACTTCAGTTGGAAGATGCAGTCTGACGTTTGGGGAACCGTCGCCTCTGACGGCACGATTAGTCACATTACCAATGGCAATTTTGCCCAAAGTGCTATTACCATTAATGGATGGTTGCGTGATTTCTTGTGGGCGCAAGCCTCTCAGGTAATCAACTCCTATGGGTCAGCCCTTTCAGCCTACGGCTTGATGTTCTTGGCGGCTCACTTTGTCTGGGCTTTCAGCCTGATGTTCCTGTTCAGTGGCCGTGGCTACTGGCAAGAACTAATCGAGTCTATTGTTTGGGCACACAACAAGCTCAAAGTGGCTCCAGCCATCCAACCTCGCGCTCTGAGCATCATTCAGGGTCGTGCGGTGGGAGTAGCTCACTACCTTCTGGGGGGAATTGTCACCACCTGGGCATTCTTCCTCGCCCGCATCATCTCCGTAGGATGA
- a CDS encoding RNA-guided endonuclease InsQ/TnpB family protein: MPYKAFRTKLKLNDRHRTLMAKHAGYARFVFNWGLHLWRSAYEEGLKPNVNSIKKVFTNYVKPQYPWMSELSSKVYQYAFINLGDAFKRFFKGISSYPKFKKKGHHDSFTLDNSGKPFNLSGTRHKLPFVGWVSTFEALPESWVKKVTITRQAGDWYMSFFVEITPEITPKYRERIGVDLGINNWATCSDGTQFSNPKAYKAATQKLARLQRHLSRKVKGSKNWAKCLLKVQKLHQRVANIRRDTIHKITTFLAKNHSQVVIEDLNVSGMLKNHCLAGSIADASFYEFRRQLGYKAERYGSKLIIADRFYPSSQLCSNCGYRQKMPLVRRTFECPNCGLKIDRDLNASINLEKSPGSDDYTCGRGAADSPGRSKK; encoded by the coding sequence ATGCCTTACAAAGCTTTCCGGACAAAACTAAAACTCAATGACCGTCATCGCACCTTGATGGCCAAACACGCGGGTTATGCTCGGTTCGTGTTTAATTGGGGATTACACTTATGGAGGTCAGCTTATGAAGAGGGACTCAAGCCTAACGTCAACTCCATCAAAAAGGTTTTTACGAATTATGTAAAACCTCAATATCCTTGGATGTCTGAATTGTCTTCTAAAGTTTATCAATATGCCTTCATTAATCTAGGGGATGCCTTTAAGCGCTTCTTCAAGGGAATAAGCAGTTATCCTAAATTTAAGAAGAAAGGCCACCATGATAGTTTTACGCTTGACAATTCCGGAAAGCCATTCAATCTGTCAGGAACTCGCCATAAGCTGCCTTTTGTGGGCTGGGTTTCTACATTTGAGGCTCTACCCGAAAGTTGGGTTAAGAAAGTCACTATAACGCGCCAAGCAGGTGACTGGTATATGAGCTTTTTCGTAGAAATCACGCCAGAAATTACACCTAAATATCGAGAGAGAATCGGGGTTGACCTAGGAATTAACAATTGGGCGACTTGCTCCGATGGGACCCAATTCTCTAATCCCAAGGCTTATAAAGCAGCCACCCAAAAACTAGCTCGATTACAACGTCATTTAAGTCGCAAAGTCAAAGGCTCGAAAAATTGGGCCAAATGTCTCTTAAAAGTTCAAAAGCTACATCAAAGAGTAGCAAACATTCGGCGGGACACCATTCATAAAATAACTACTTTCTTGGCTAAGAACCACAGCCAAGTAGTCATTGAAGATTTGAATGTGTCAGGTATGCTGAAAAATCATTGTTTGGCGGGTTCTATCGCTGATGCTTCATTTTATGAGTTCCGTCGTCAACTAGGTTACAAGGCAGAACGTTATGGTTCAAAGTTGATTATTGCGGATAGATTTTATCCATCCAGTCAACTGTGTTCTAATTGCGGTTATCGTCAAAAAATGCCCCTAGTCCGTCGGACTTTTGAATGTCCAAACTGTGGCCTGAAGATTGATAGAGATTTGAACGCCAGTATAAATTTAGAAAAATCGCCTGGTTCAGACGATTACACTTGTGGACGGGGTGCTGCCGACAGTCCCGGACGAAGCAAGAAATAA
- a CDS encoding alpha/beta fold hydrolase: MIMSNSQPTQKPIEYYQWRGYQCAYEFHPSSSEKSADIPLLLIHPIGVGLSRRFWYRFCDKWQGYNNPIYSPDLLGCGESDKPAVAYQTTDWAEQLQCLIETVIKQPVILVAQGALLPVAIALSKTYPESVRGIVLSGPPAWRVMTEASSPTKQRLLWNLFFDTPAGRLFWNYACREQFLQSFSIKQLFAEAKDVDREWLDLLAIGSKDPKSRYAVFSFLAGFWRQDYTQDMANLTQPTLVVFGEKASSISRSGKSETVDNRGQFYEKGWKKSKSIVIPGRNVLPYEKTESFVKVTHDFVNNIN; encoded by the coding sequence ATGATTATGAGTAATTCCCAACCGACTCAAAAACCCATAGAATACTACCAATGGCGTGGGTATCAATGCGCCTATGAATTTCATCCCTCATCTTCCGAAAAATCCGCAGATATTCCCCTACTATTAATCCATCCTATTGGAGTAGGATTATCTCGGCGTTTTTGGTATAGATTTTGTGATAAATGGCAGGGATATAATAACCCCATATATAGCCCAGACCTGCTGGGGTGTGGGGAAAGTGATAAACCAGCAGTAGCTTATCAAACCACAGACTGGGCGGAACAACTACAGTGTTTAATTGAAACAGTAATCAAGCAGCCAGTGATTTTAGTAGCACAGGGTGCTTTATTACCAGTGGCGATCGCCCTCAGTAAAACATACCCAGAAAGTGTGCGGGGAATAGTGTTATCAGGTCCCCCAGCTTGGCGAGTCATGACCGAGGCTTCATCACCCACTAAACAGCGTCTATTGTGGAACCTATTTTTTGATACCCCAGCTGGGCGACTCTTTTGGAATTATGCTTGTCGGGAACAGTTTTTACAGTCTTTTTCAATTAAACAATTATTTGCTGAAGCCAAAGATGTTGATCGCGAATGGTTAGACCTGTTAGCAATAGGTTCAAAAGACCCCAAAAGTCGCTATGCAGTCTTTTCATTTTTAGCAGGATTTTGGCGACAAGACTATACCCAAGACATGGCAAATTTGACTCAGCCGACCCTGGTGGTGTTTGGCGAAAAAGCCTCTAGTATTAGTCGCAGTGGGAAGTCAGAAACAGTAGATAATCGTGGGCAATTCTACGAAAAAGGATGGAAAAAATCCAAGTCTATAGTAATTCCGGGTCGTAATGTTTTACCATACGAAAAAACCGAAAGTTTTGTCAAAGTTACCCATGATTTTGTCAATAATATAAATTAA